The genomic DNA AGGATGCCTCGGCGTTGACAGAACCTCGAGAACGTCGCCCTCTTCGACGGCGACGCCGTCACGCATCACGATGAGGCGCTCGACCATGCGAGCGACGACAGCCAGATCGTGGCTGATGAACAGCAGCGCCATGCCACGATCGGTTGCCAGTCGCTCGAGCAGTGTAAGGACGCCGTCTTGCACCGTGACGTCGAGGGCTGTCGTCGGCTCGTCGGCGATCAGGATGCGCGGGTGTGCTGCGAGAGCGATAGCGATGGCGACCCGCTGGCGTTGCCCTCCGGAAAGCTCATACGGGTAGGCGCGGGCGATGCGCGCTTCGGTGAGCGAAACCTCTGCGAGCGCCTCGTGCACAGCATCGCGGAGAGCAGCGCCGTGCAGATGGAGGTGGCGACGGAGCGGCTCAGCGATCTGCTTTTCAACGCGCATCAGCGGGTCGAGGGCAGTGAGCGGTTCTTGAAAGACGATCTGCGCGACCGGGCCGCGTAGTGGGCGAATTTCGTGGTCGGGTGTGCCGATGATCTGGTGACCTTCGATCTGCACACTCCCCGTTGCCACGAGACCGTCGGACAACAACCCGAGGGCTGCGAGCGACATGATCGACTTTCCGGAACCCGACTCACCGATGATTCCCACGCGCTCGCCCGGTTTCACCGCGAACGACACGTTGTCGACGAGAGTGCCGGCGCCAGCGCGCACAGTGAGGCCGGAGACGTCGAGAACATTCATCGTGACCTCCATCCTGAGCGCCGGCGGGTCGGATCGGTGTACTCGCGGAGCCCGTCTGCGAGAAAGTTCACGCCGAGTACGAGAACCACGATCGCGACACCGGGGGCGATAGCGCCGACTGGAGCGGCAAGTACGGTTCCCTGCGCTTCTTGCAGCATTCGTCCCCAGGATGCGTTTGGTGGCGGCGCTCCGAGCCCGAGGTAAGAAAGGCTCGCTTCGGCGAGAACGGCGATGCCAAACTGCAGCGCGAGACTGACGACGAGAGTTGGTGCGATATTGGGGAGAACGTGCTTGGTGACAATGCCGAGAAGATTCGTTCCGCTCGTGCGCGCGGCCGTCACGAACTGCTCTTGCAACACCCGGCGCGAAAGAATGCGGGTGAGTCGTGCGATAACGGCTGACATCGCTAACCCGATGGCGAATGTTGCCGACCACAGTGACGCACCCTGTACCGCAACGACGAGCATGGCGAGAAGCAGAACCGGAAAGGCGATGACGACGTCGAGCGCCGCTGAGACGGTGTCGTCAATCCAGGCGCGAGCGAGAGCGGCACCGAGACCGATCAGGATGCCGAGGGTTGCGGCGATGGCCACAGCACCCGCCCCGACCGTCAACGCAATACGTGCGCCGACCATCAGCTGCGACAGCAGATCACGGCCCAGTCGGTCGGTTCCGAGGAGGTGCAGACCGCTGGGGCCTTCCAAGCGACCGCCGCTGGTGTCGGAGAGTGGGTATGGCAGCCAAAACAGCGAGACAACCGCCACCAGAAGAACCACCGAGGTGAGGGTGACTCCGATAACGAGTGTCGCGTGTGGCCGCCGCTTCGCGCGACTCAACGGTTACCCGAGACGCTCGTACGCAACCGTGGGTCGACAAGGCGCTGAAGGATGTCTGCGGCGAAACCCACCAAGAGAACGAAGAGGGTGCTGACGACAAGAACGCCCTGGATATTTGCGTAGTCGTGCTGCTCGATTGCCGTGAGCAGCATGTTTCCAAGGCCTGGCAGAGTGAAGACGCTTTCGACAACGACAGCACCGAGAAGAGTTGTCGAGAGCTCAATTCCGAGCACCGCGATCACAGGAACCGAACCATTTCGTACACCGTGTCGCAGGAGTGCTTCGGTCATTCCCGCACCCCCGGCGCGAGCCGTACGTAGGTAGTCACTCCCTAAAACGTCGAGCGTTGCGGATCGGACATATCGGCTCAATGACGCGCTCATGACGATCGCAATCGTCACGATGGGGAGGGCAAGCGACCTCAGCGCGTCGGCAGGATCAGCCCAATCGTTCCGCGGAAAACCACCCGACGGCAGGAGCCCGAGGTTGAGGGCGAAGATCCACACCAAGATGACGCCCACCCAGAAAACGGGAACCGCGACGCCGAGCTGCGAGAAACCCGAAAGCGCAATGCCGTACCATCGATCAGCACGCATCGCGGCGACGATTCCGATCACGAGCGAAAGAACGA from Microbacterium endophyticum includes the following:
- a CDS encoding ABC transporter ATP-binding protein, which produces MNVLDVSGLTVRAGAGTLVDNVSFAVKPGERVGIIGESGSGKSIMSLAALGLLSDGLVATGSVQIEGHQIIGTPDHEIRPLRGPVAQIVFQEPLTALDPLMRVEKQIAEPLRRHLHLHGAALRDAVHEALAEVSLTEARIARAYPYELSGGQRQRVAIAIALAAHPRILIADEPTTALDVTVQDGVLTLLERLATDRGMALLFISHDLAVVARMVERLIVMRDGVAVEEGDVLEVLSTPRHPYTAALVASARALDAAWDAAAHGAEGESL
- a CDS encoding ABC transporter permease, producing MVLLVAVVSLFWLPYPLSDTSGGRLEGPSGLHLLGTDRLGRDLLSQLMVGARIALTVGAGAVAIAATLGILIGLGAALARAWIDDTVSAALDVVIAFPVLLLAMLVVAVQGASLWSATFAIGLAMSAVIARLTRILSRRVLQEQFVTAARTSGTNLLGIVTKHVLPNIAPTLVVSLALQFGIAVLAEASLSYLGLGAPPPNASWGRMLQEAQGTVLAAPVGAIAPGVAIVVLVLGVNFLADGLREYTDPTRRRSGWRSR
- a CDS encoding ABC transporter permease — its product is MLTYLLRRSAFLVVSLVVAMVVIFVLLRLLPGDPANALLSVDATPEQIAAARAQVGSDQPVLQQFLQWASQLLQFDLGNSLISSRPVGPEVTSRLGVTLPLTLMAFGLALVLSLVIGIVAAMRADRWYGIALSGFSQLGVAVPVFWVGVILVWIFALNLGLLPSGGFPRNDWADPADALRSLALPIVTIAIVMSASLSRYVRSATLDVLGSDYLRTARAGGAGMTEALLRHGVRNGSVPVIAVLGIELSTTLLGAVVVESVFTLPGLGNMLLTAIEQHDYANIQGVLVVSTLFVLLVGFAADILQRLVDPRLRTSVSGNR